The Candidatus Berkiella aquae sequence GTATCGCAGCCCCTACTATTCTGAGTTTTCTCATTATTGCAGATACTTATCCTTTGAAACAGCAACAATTTTATATCGCCATGTTAAATGGTTTAAAAAATGCGGCCGTAGCTGCAGCCCCAGTTGCAGGTAGTTATATTACGTTGTATTTCCATTGGCGAGGGAATTTTACAACGCTTTTGTTGCTGGGTGCCCTCACCTTGTTGATGACGATAACTTTTATTCCAAAGTATCAATTACCTGAGCAAAAAGAAACGATTTCTCTACGCAGCTATATTCTTTTATTCCAATCAAAACCTATGAAGTTATTGATGCTCCATATTATGTTCTTATTTGTCCCCTATTGGATTTTTGTAGGAACTTCACCGCTTCTATATATGAAAGATTTAGGTGTTAGCCTTACCCATTTTGGTTATTACCAGGGTGCATTAGCGTTAGCATTCGCAGTGGGTAGTGTTAGTTATGGTCTTATGCTTAACAAATTTGATCAGAAAAAAATGTTACGCTTGTCAAATTTTCTCTTCATTGCTAGCACTCTCTGTGTCATTGCTCTCTCATTAATCAATACAACACATCCCTTACTGATTACCTTTGCATTGTTGTTATTTGTGCTTGCGCAGATTGTCCCTTCTACTATCATATACCCCCTATGCTTAAATTTTATGCCGCATGCAAAAGGAAAAGTCTCGGGACTAGTCAATGCAAGCAGCCTTATCCTGCAATCAATAGGGCTTCAACTTGCAGGTTTCTATTATGCAGGCTCATTTCGCCATGTTGGATTCATTATTGCCTTTTTCATTGCGATGATCAGCATTTCGCTGTTTCTGGTGAGCAAGAATCGTGAGCTGATGCGTTTTTCTCATGAAGCATCTTAAGAGGCAAGAGGACAAGTCAATACTTGACCTCTTGTATTGTCATCCTATTTTATTCATTAAAGATCATATTCCCTTAAGAAATCATGTGCCGCACCTAGACTACCCCCTATCAAGAAACCTGTTCCGATGCTCGTAACAAAACCAACAGGCGTTGCACTGAAGGCAGTTACCACAAAAGTGCCAACACCAGTAAGGGCACCAAAGGCCGCAGGCCATAACCAATCACTAGGACGGATCCTAGCACCAGAAACAAATTGAATTTCATTCGGTGTTAATGTTTGCATTTCTACCTCATTTTATTTTTACTAATAAATCAATCTTCTTGATTGGAAGCGGAAGAGTAGCATTCGAAAAATCGAATAAAAAGTGTAGTTAAAAGCGGAGAATTACTTTACATTTAAATCTTAACTAACTTATCGAAACAAGATAAGTTGCGGTAGTAATACTACTACACTTAATTTTTGATTATTGATTTGATTTGGCTTCCCAAGTCACAATATGTTCTGGCTTCACCATTTTATTGAGCGCTTCTAAGGCGACTGCTACTTTCTCTTGATGATCGAAAAATTCAATAGTAAGTGGCAAATCTAGTGATAAATCAACTAAAGAGGTTGTATGATTACCAGTTTCACCATAACCTCTAATGGCTCTAAAAACGCTAACGCCTCGAACCTTAGCTTCTTTTTTTAAGTAATTGAGAATTTTAGGTAAAAGGCCTGATGATTCCGTAATGTAAATCCTCACCATTAATACGGGCACATTATTCATAACACTCTGGCTCCTATAATCCCTATCCATGTTGCCGTAATGCATAGCAAGATACTTAAAACAATGTTCGTTAAAGCACCTACCCACTGACCATTTTCAACTAATTGGAGTGTTTCTATGGAAAATGAGGAGAAGGTCGTGTAGCCACCTAATAGCCCAATGAGTAATAAGGCTCGCAATTGTGGTCCAAGGCCCGTAAAACGTTCCATGATGAATACAAACAAAAACCCCATGAGAAAACTGCCACTGACATTAACAAAGAGCGTCCCATACGGAAATGGACTGCCTAAAAATAATTGAATGCGACTTGATAGCCAATAGCGTAATACTCCTCCAACGCCAGCACCGATAAAAATAAGAATAAGATTGTTCACACCAGCTTACCTTCGCTTATGAATCTTCTTTATTATCGTCAAGGCAATCTAAATGCGCTACTTCTCACGTAGCATATTAGTAAGGTAGTAAACTTTTTAGCATGTCACTTTTTGGGTTTATATTTAAGATCAGTGTCACTGAATCCGCGTTTAGGTCTTTCTCTATGTGCGTCCGATTTATCTCTATGCCAAAAATGGAGTCCTTTTCTTTGGTGCGATGCCTCTTCCACCGTATATTCTTTCATCCGTTCTGATAATTTTTCTATTTCATTTTTTTCAATGCTCAATGCTTTTTTCAACATCACAATTTTATTTTGTTTATTGTGCAAAGAACGCTTTAGGATCGCGACTTCTTCAACTCTATTTAAGAGTTCCTTCTCTTTATCTGAAAGAGCATTTTGTAGCTCATTTCGCGAAAGTAACGATTCATTCATTGATAATTGAGATTCTTGATAAAGTGCACAAAACTGCCGTGGAGATACTTC is a genomic window containing:
- a CDS encoding MFS transporter, which encodes MKQPSSKVMLLATVILMDLLVGIEFDLFVPSFLEIQNQFHLSAFWVEASLSINFLGYCVSLFWVGALADRFGRKPIILLGLLIFCLGSVFCLWAPLYAVFLLGRFLQGIGIAAPTILSFLIIADTYPLKQQQFYIAMLNGLKNAAVAAAPVAGSYITLYFHWRGNFTTLLLLGALTLLMTITFIPKYQLPEQKETISLRSYILLFQSKPMKLLMLHIMFLFVPYWIFVGTSPLLYMKDLGVSLTHFGYYQGALALAFAVGSVSYGLMLNKFDQKKMLRLSNFLFIASTLCVIALSLINTTHPLLITFALLLFVLAQIVPSTIIYPLCLNFMPHAKGKVSGLVNASSLILQSIGLQLAGFYYAGSFRHVGFIIAFFIAMISISLFLVSKNRELMRFSHEAS
- a CDS encoding DUF190 domain-containing protein — encoded protein: MNNVPVLMVRIYITESSGLLPKILNYLKKEAKVRGVSVFRAIRGYGETGNHTTSLVDLSLDLPLTIEFFDHQEKVAVALEALNKMVKPEHIVTWEAKSNQ
- the crcB gene encoding fluoride efflux transporter CrcB, with product MNNLILIFIGAGVGGVLRYWLSSRIQLFLGSPFPYGTLFVNVSGSFLMGFLFVFIMERFTGLGPQLRALLLIGLLGGYTTFSSFSIETLQLVENGQWVGALTNIVLSILLCITATWIGIIGARVL